In the Sarcophilus harrisii chromosome 3, mSarHar1.11, whole genome shotgun sequence genome, one interval contains:
- the DNAJB2 gene encoding dnaJ homolog subfamily B member 2 isoform X4 yields MASYYEILGVPSNASPDDIKKAYRKKALQWHPDKNPDNKEFAEQKFKEVAEAYEVLSDEHKRNLYDRYGKDGLSGAAGSESPWAGSGGFTFTFRNPEEVFREFFGGQDPFADFFDDLGPGQGMLHARAFFGFGSPFSAHPAFASAFSFSPGAHSLRSVTTSTAFVDGHRVTTRRIRENGEERVEVEEDGQLKSILVNGIPDDLALGLELSRREQLQLTRQFPGPLLKPFHAATLSDSEPSDEDEDMQLAMAYSLSEKEAAEKKKEAAVEKKKEAAVEKKKEAAVEKKEAAASEKKEAAASEKKEAVAMEKKEAAAMEKKEAASLEKKEAAVERKKEAPPVAARVGIQHQHPNPGNRTQIPTAPAEKKATGGRLAGQQQKSPDNRAAHGAGTRASIPSAATEKKATGGWRAGQWQKNPEPRAQEEKKSPGGRRGRPQQKSPETRSHESTEKKSPDVF; encoded by the exons ATGGCATCCTACTACGAGATCCTGGGTGTGCCTTCAAATGCGTCTCCTGATGACATCAAGAAGGC TTATAGAAAGAAGGCGCTCCAGTGGCATCCAGACAAGAATCCTGACAACAAGGAATTTGCAGAGCAGAAGTTTAAGGAAGTGGCAGAAGCCTATGAAGTGCTGTCTGATG aGCATAAACGGAACCTCTATGACCGCTATGGCAAAGATGGACTGTCTGGGGCTG CAGGTTCAGAATCTCCATGGGCTGGATCTGGTGGATTCACCTTCACTTTTCGAAACCCTGAAGAAGTCTTCAGGGAATTTTTTGGGGGCCAAGATCCATTTGCTGACTTTTTTG ATGACCTAGGCCCTGGTCAGGGCATGCTGCATGCCAGAGCCTTTTTTGGTTTTGGGTCCCCCTTCTCTGCCCACCCAG CCTTTGCTTCAGCCTTTTCCTTCAGTCCTGGGGCCCATTCCCTACGTTCTGTGACCACCTCTACAGCCTTTGTTGATGGCCATCGAGTTACAACTCGAAG AATCAGGGAGAATGGAGAGGAACGGGTGGAGGTTGAGGAGGATGGGCAGCTGAAATCAATCCTTGTCAATG GAATCCCTGATGACCTGGCTCTGGGGCTGGAACTGAGTCGCCGAGAGCAGCTGCAGTTGACCAGACAATTTCCTGGGCCTCTGCTCAAGCCATTCCATGCCGCGACCCTCTCAGACAGTGAGCCTTCCGATGAAGATGAGGACATGCAGCTGGCCATGGCCTATAGCCTATCTGAGAAGGAGGCAgcggagaagaagaaggaggcagcagtagagaagaagaaggaggcagcagtggagaagaagaaggaggcaGCAGTGGAGAAGAAGGAGGCAGCAGCCTCGGAGAAGAAGGAGGCAGCAGCCTCGGAGAAGAAGGAGGCGGTAGCCATGGAGAAGAAGGAGGCGGCAGCCATGGAGAAGAAGGAGGCAGCATCATTGGAGAAGAAGGAGGCAGcagtggagaggaagaaggaggctCCACCTGTAGCTGCACGGGTGGGCATTCAGCATCAGCACCCGAATCCTGGGAACCGGACCCAGATACCTACAGCTCCAGCTGAGAAGAAGGCCACGGGTGGGCGGTTGGCCGGCCAACAACAGAAGAGTCCGGACAACCGGGCGGCCCATGGAGCTGGGACCCGGGCCTCGATACCTTCAGCTGCAACTGAGAAGAAGGCCACAGGAGGCTGGCGGGCCGGCCAGTGGCAGAAAAATCCGGAGCCCCGGGCCCAGGAGGAGAAAAAGTCTCCAGGTGGCCGGCGGGGCCGTCCACAGCAGAAGAGCCCTGAGACCCGGTCTCATGAGTCCACTGAGAAAAAGTCTCCAG ATGTATTCTGA
- the DNAJB2 gene encoding dnaJ homolog subfamily B member 2 isoform X3 — MASYYEILGVPSNASPDDIKKAYRKKALQWHPDKNPDNKEFAEQKFKEVAEAYEVLSDEHKRNLYDRYGKDGLSGAAGSESPWAGSGGFTFTFRNPEEVFREFFGGQDPFADFFDDLGPGQGMLHARAFFGFGSPFSAHPAFASAFSFSPGAHSLRSVTTSTAFVDGHRVTTRRIRENGEERVEVEEDGQLKSILVNGIPDDLALGLELSRREQLQLTRQFPGPLLKPFHAATLSDSEPSDEDEDMQLAMAYSLSEKEAAEKKKEAAVEKKKEAAVEKKKEAAVEKKEAAASEKKEAAASEKKEAVAMEKKEAAAMEKKEAASLEKKEAAVERKKEAPPVAARVGIQHQHPNPGNRTQIPTAPAEKKATGGRLAGQQQKSPDNRAAHGAGTRASIPSAATEKKATGGWRAGQWQKNPEPRAQEEKKSPGGRRGRPQQKSPETRSHESTEKKSPGFGAK, encoded by the exons ATGGCATCCTACTACGAGATCCTGGGTGTGCCTTCAAATGCGTCTCCTGATGACATCAAGAAGGC TTATAGAAAGAAGGCGCTCCAGTGGCATCCAGACAAGAATCCTGACAACAAGGAATTTGCAGAGCAGAAGTTTAAGGAAGTGGCAGAAGCCTATGAAGTGCTGTCTGATG aGCATAAACGGAACCTCTATGACCGCTATGGCAAAGATGGACTGTCTGGGGCTG CAGGTTCAGAATCTCCATGGGCTGGATCTGGTGGATTCACCTTCACTTTTCGAAACCCTGAAGAAGTCTTCAGGGAATTTTTTGGGGGCCAAGATCCATTTGCTGACTTTTTTG ATGACCTAGGCCCTGGTCAGGGCATGCTGCATGCCAGAGCCTTTTTTGGTTTTGGGTCCCCCTTCTCTGCCCACCCAG CCTTTGCTTCAGCCTTTTCCTTCAGTCCTGGGGCCCATTCCCTACGTTCTGTGACCACCTCTACAGCCTTTGTTGATGGCCATCGAGTTACAACTCGAAG AATCAGGGAGAATGGAGAGGAACGGGTGGAGGTTGAGGAGGATGGGCAGCTGAAATCAATCCTTGTCAATG GAATCCCTGATGACCTGGCTCTGGGGCTGGAACTGAGTCGCCGAGAGCAGCTGCAGTTGACCAGACAATTTCCTGGGCCTCTGCTCAAGCCATTCCATGCCGCGACCCTCTCAGACAGTGAGCCTTCCGATGAAGATGAGGACATGCAGCTGGCCATGGCCTATAGCCTATCTGAGAAGGAGGCAgcggagaagaagaaggaggcagcagtagagaagaagaaggaggcagcagtggagaagaagaaggaggcaGCAGTGGAGAAGAAGGAGGCAGCAGCCTCGGAGAAGAAGGAGGCAGCAGCCTCGGAGAAGAAGGAGGCGGTAGCCATGGAGAAGAAGGAGGCGGCAGCCATGGAGAAGAAGGAGGCAGCATCATTGGAGAAGAAGGAGGCAGcagtggagaggaagaaggaggctCCACCTGTAGCTGCACGGGTGGGCATTCAGCATCAGCACCCGAATCCTGGGAACCGGACCCAGATACCTACAGCTCCAGCTGAGAAGAAGGCCACGGGTGGGCGGTTGGCCGGCCAACAACAGAAGAGTCCGGACAACCGGGCGGCCCATGGAGCTGGGACCCGGGCCTCGATACCTTCAGCTGCAACTGAGAAGAAGGCCACAGGAGGCTGGCGGGCCGGCCAGTGGCAGAAAAATCCGGAGCCCCGGGCCCAGGAGGAGAAAAAGTCTCCAGGTGGCCGGCGGGGCCGTCCACAGCAGAAGAGCCCTGAGACCCGGTCTCATGAGTCCACTGAGAAAAAGTCTCCAG GCTTTGGTGCTAAATGA
- the DNAJB2 gene encoding dnaJ homolog subfamily B member 2 isoform X1, with protein MASYYEILGVPSNASPDDIKKAYRKKALQWHPDKNPDNKEFAEQKFKEVAEAYEVLSDEHKRNLYDRYGKDGLSGAAGSESPWAGSGGFTFTFRNPEEVFREFFGGQDPFADFFDDLGPGQGMLHARAFFGFGSPFSAHPAFASAFSFSPGAHSLRSVTTSTAFVDGHRVTTRRIRENGEERVEVEEDGQLKSILVNGIPDDLALGLELSRREQLQLTRQFPGPLLKPFHAATLSDSEPSDEDEDMQLAMAYSLSEKEAAEKKKEAAVEKKKEAAVEKKKEAAVEKKEAAASEKKEAAASEKKEAVAMEKKEAAAMEKKEAASLEKKEAAVERKKEAPPVAARVGIQHQHPNPGNRTQIPTAPAEKKATGGRLAGQQQKSPDNRAAHGAGTRASIPSAATEKKATGGWRAGQWQKNPEPRAQEEKKSPGGRRGRPQQKSPETRSHESTEKKSPGGQRDHQWWGHPETWAQHPGVGVAQEGAQRVASESSLASEDKASRCTIL; from the exons ATGGCATCCTACTACGAGATCCTGGGTGTGCCTTCAAATGCGTCTCCTGATGACATCAAGAAGGC TTATAGAAAGAAGGCGCTCCAGTGGCATCCAGACAAGAATCCTGACAACAAGGAATTTGCAGAGCAGAAGTTTAAGGAAGTGGCAGAAGCCTATGAAGTGCTGTCTGATG aGCATAAACGGAACCTCTATGACCGCTATGGCAAAGATGGACTGTCTGGGGCTG CAGGTTCAGAATCTCCATGGGCTGGATCTGGTGGATTCACCTTCACTTTTCGAAACCCTGAAGAAGTCTTCAGGGAATTTTTTGGGGGCCAAGATCCATTTGCTGACTTTTTTG ATGACCTAGGCCCTGGTCAGGGCATGCTGCATGCCAGAGCCTTTTTTGGTTTTGGGTCCCCCTTCTCTGCCCACCCAG CCTTTGCTTCAGCCTTTTCCTTCAGTCCTGGGGCCCATTCCCTACGTTCTGTGACCACCTCTACAGCCTTTGTTGATGGCCATCGAGTTACAACTCGAAG AATCAGGGAGAATGGAGAGGAACGGGTGGAGGTTGAGGAGGATGGGCAGCTGAAATCAATCCTTGTCAATG GAATCCCTGATGACCTGGCTCTGGGGCTGGAACTGAGTCGCCGAGAGCAGCTGCAGTTGACCAGACAATTTCCTGGGCCTCTGCTCAAGCCATTCCATGCCGCGACCCTCTCAGACAGTGAGCCTTCCGATGAAGATGAGGACATGCAGCTGGCCATGGCCTATAGCCTATCTGAGAAGGAGGCAgcggagaagaagaaggaggcagcagtagagaagaagaaggaggcagcagtggagaagaagaaggaggcaGCAGTGGAGAAGAAGGAGGCAGCAGCCTCGGAGAAGAAGGAGGCAGCAGCCTCGGAGAAGAAGGAGGCGGTAGCCATGGAGAAGAAGGAGGCGGCAGCCATGGAGAAGAAGGAGGCAGCATCATTGGAGAAGAAGGAGGCAGcagtggagaggaagaaggaggctCCACCTGTAGCTGCACGGGTGGGCATTCAGCATCAGCACCCGAATCCTGGGAACCGGACCCAGATACCTACAGCTCCAGCTGAGAAGAAGGCCACGGGTGGGCGGTTGGCCGGCCAACAACAGAAGAGTCCGGACAACCGGGCGGCCCATGGAGCTGGGACCCGGGCCTCGATACCTTCAGCTGCAACTGAGAAGAAGGCCACAGGAGGCTGGCGGGCCGGCCAGTGGCAGAAAAATCCGGAGCCCCGGGCCCAGGAGGAGAAAAAGTCTCCAGGTGGCCGGCGGGGCCGTCCACAGCAGAAGAGCCCTGAGACCCGGTCTCATGAGTCCACTGAGAAAAAGTCTCCAGGTGGGCAGCGGGACCACCAGTGGTGGGGACACCCTGAGACCTGGGCCCAGCATCCAGGGGTGGGGGTGGCTCAAGAAGGGGCCCAGAGAGTGGCCAGCGAGTCCAGCCTGGCTTCTGAGGATAAGGCATCTCGCTGTACCATCCTCTGA
- the DNAJB2 gene encoding dnaJ homolog subfamily B member 2 isoform X2 — protein MASYYEILGVPSNASPDDIKKAYRKKALQWHPDKNPDNKEFAEQKFKEVAEAYEVLSDEHKRNLYDRYGKDGLSGAGSESPWAGSGGFTFTFRNPEEVFREFFGGQDPFADFFDDLGPGQGMLHARAFFGFGSPFSAHPAFASAFSFSPGAHSLRSVTTSTAFVDGHRVTTRRIRENGEERVEVEEDGQLKSILVNGIPDDLALGLELSRREQLQLTRQFPGPLLKPFHAATLSDSEPSDEDEDMQLAMAYSLSEKEAAEKKKEAAVEKKKEAAVEKKKEAAVEKKEAAASEKKEAAASEKKEAVAMEKKEAAAMEKKEAASLEKKEAAVERKKEAPPVAARVGIQHQHPNPGNRTQIPTAPAEKKATGGRLAGQQQKSPDNRAAHGAGTRASIPSAATEKKATGGWRAGQWQKNPEPRAQEEKKSPGGRRGRPQQKSPETRSHESTEKKSPGGQRDHQWWGHPETWAQHPGVGVAQEGAQRVASESSLASEDKASRCTIL, from the exons ATGGCATCCTACTACGAGATCCTGGGTGTGCCTTCAAATGCGTCTCCTGATGACATCAAGAAGGC TTATAGAAAGAAGGCGCTCCAGTGGCATCCAGACAAGAATCCTGACAACAAGGAATTTGCAGAGCAGAAGTTTAAGGAAGTGGCAGAAGCCTATGAAGTGCTGTCTGATG aGCATAAACGGAACCTCTATGACCGCTATGGCAAAGATGGACTGTCTGGGGCTG GTTCAGAATCTCCATGGGCTGGATCTGGTGGATTCACCTTCACTTTTCGAAACCCTGAAGAAGTCTTCAGGGAATTTTTTGGGGGCCAAGATCCATTTGCTGACTTTTTTG ATGACCTAGGCCCTGGTCAGGGCATGCTGCATGCCAGAGCCTTTTTTGGTTTTGGGTCCCCCTTCTCTGCCCACCCAG CCTTTGCTTCAGCCTTTTCCTTCAGTCCTGGGGCCCATTCCCTACGTTCTGTGACCACCTCTACAGCCTTTGTTGATGGCCATCGAGTTACAACTCGAAG AATCAGGGAGAATGGAGAGGAACGGGTGGAGGTTGAGGAGGATGGGCAGCTGAAATCAATCCTTGTCAATG GAATCCCTGATGACCTGGCTCTGGGGCTGGAACTGAGTCGCCGAGAGCAGCTGCAGTTGACCAGACAATTTCCTGGGCCTCTGCTCAAGCCATTCCATGCCGCGACCCTCTCAGACAGTGAGCCTTCCGATGAAGATGAGGACATGCAGCTGGCCATGGCCTATAGCCTATCTGAGAAGGAGGCAgcggagaagaagaaggaggcagcagtagagaagaagaaggaggcagcagtggagaagaagaaggaggcaGCAGTGGAGAAGAAGGAGGCAGCAGCCTCGGAGAAGAAGGAGGCAGCAGCCTCGGAGAAGAAGGAGGCGGTAGCCATGGAGAAGAAGGAGGCGGCAGCCATGGAGAAGAAGGAGGCAGCATCATTGGAGAAGAAGGAGGCAGcagtggagaggaagaaggaggctCCACCTGTAGCTGCACGGGTGGGCATTCAGCATCAGCACCCGAATCCTGGGAACCGGACCCAGATACCTACAGCTCCAGCTGAGAAGAAGGCCACGGGTGGGCGGTTGGCCGGCCAACAACAGAAGAGTCCGGACAACCGGGCGGCCCATGGAGCTGGGACCCGGGCCTCGATACCTTCAGCTGCAACTGAGAAGAAGGCCACAGGAGGCTGGCGGGCCGGCCAGTGGCAGAAAAATCCGGAGCCCCGGGCCCAGGAGGAGAAAAAGTCTCCAGGTGGCCGGCGGGGCCGTCCACAGCAGAAGAGCCCTGAGACCCGGTCTCATGAGTCCACTGAGAAAAAGTCTCCAGGTGGGCAGCGGGACCACCAGTGGTGGGGACACCCTGAGACCTGGGCCCAGCATCCAGGGGTGGGGGTGGCTCAAGAAGGGGCCCAGAGAGTGGCCAGCGAGTCCAGCCTGGCTTCTGAGGATAAGGCATCTCGCTGTACCATCCTCTGA